The Bacillus sp. B-jedd sequence GCCGTCTCTTTTCCTGCAATTGCACCCTCGATTTTTTCAATAAAGGCACCCATTTTTTCCTCAAAGAGGGAAATAAGAATGTCTTCCTTGTTTTTGAAATATAAATAAATGGTTCCGTCAGCGACCCCAGCCTGTCTGGCAATCCTGGAAACCTGCGCCTGATGATAACCATTTTCCGCAATTACCGTTACGGCCGCTTCGATGATTTGCATGTATTTAGGCCTGCTTTTCTTCATTCCCGCACCCCCTTCAAAGAAAACCACAAGGTTAATGAATGAACAGTCATTCATAAACTTATCATATGATTTTCATCGTTTCACTGTCAAGCGCGCAGTCTGGGCTTGGCCTAAGTGTTGAATTAATAATAGATTATTCGTCTAAATACAAGGTTGAGTGACCGATTCTGGTGTTCATTTGGACTCTTACAGTCAAATACCCTAGTTAAGAGTCCGAAACATCCAGTCAGCAAAAACACAAAAAGGACAGCCAACGCGGCTGTCCTCCCTCACTTATGCATGTTTTTGCTCTTCTTCTTCTTTCATTCTTCTCTTTTCCTCGTCTACCAAGACGCGCCTCAGGATTTTACCGACCGCGGTTTTCGGCAATTCTTCCCTGAATTCATAGATTCTCGGAACCTTGAAGGAAGCAAGTTGCTGCCTGGCAAACTCATCGAGGTCCTTTTCGCTCACCTCGGCGCCTTCTTTTACAACGACATAGGCTTTTACCGTTTCCCCTCTGTATGGATCGGGCACCCCGGCTGCCACTACTTCCTGGATGGCTGGATGCTCATAAAGAACCTCTTCGATTTCCCGTGGATAAATATTGAATCCGCCTGCGATAATCATGTCTTTTTTCCGGTCGACGACATAAAAATAACCGTCATCATCCATATAACCCAGATCACCTGTCAAAAGCCAGCCATCCCTGAAAGTCATCGCAGTATCCTCTGGCCGGTTCCAGTACCCCTTCATGACCTGCGGGCCCTTTACGGCAATTTCACCAACCTCCCCAGGCGGCAGGCGTTCCCCGCTTTCCAGCGATAAAATTGCTGCATCCGTATCCGGCCACGGGACCCCGATACTTCCCTTGATCCTCGGGCGGTCCCAAAGGAAATTAGAGTGTGTGACGGGAGATGTTTCCGTTAGCCCATACCCTTCCACAAGCTTGCCGCCGGTTATTTCTTCGAATTTTTGCTGGACCTCGACCGGGAGCGGAGCCGAACCGCTTATGCACGAATCGATGGATGACAGGTCGTATTTTTTTAAATCCGGATGGTTCAGGAGGCCGATATAAATAGTTGGTGCACCGGGAAAAAGTGTCGGCTTTTGCTTCTGGATTGTTTTTAACGTCGTTTCAGGGTCGAATTTCGGCAAAAGAATCATGGTATGGCCCTGCATAATCGACAGGATCATGACAGTGGTCATGCCGTATACATGGAAAAACGGGAGGATGCCAAGAACTCTTTCCTGTCCTCGCTTGCATTTATACATCCAGTTGTTGCAGGCTATAACATTGGCAACAAGGTTTTTATGAGTGAGCATGACGCCTTTCGGGAAGCCGGTCGTCCCGCCTGTATATTGGAGGAGAGCCAGGTCCTCATCGAAGTCGATTGAATGCTCCACAAGTGGACCCCTAGGCGCTTTC is a genomic window containing:
- a CDS encoding long-chain-fatty-acid--CoA ligase, with the translated sequence MVEIKPWLKHYPEEIPATLEYPSASLHSYLLKAVEEFPEKSAIHFMGKELTYREVKDSALQFAAYLQKLGIGKDDRVAVFLPNTPQAVISFFGILLAGGIVVPTNPLYTERELEYQMKDSGAVAIVTLDILYPRVSKVIQKTDLKHIIVTAIKDALPFPKNLVYPFIQKKQYGIVVKVKHEGNTHLLNEILKAPRGPLVEHSIDFDEDLALLQYTGGTTGFPKGVMLTHKNLVANVIACNNWMYKCKRGQERVLGILPFFHVYGMTTVMILSIMQGHTMILLPKFDPETTLKTIQKQKPTLFPGAPTIYIGLLNHPDLKKYDLSSIDSCISGSAPLPVEVQQKFEEITGGKLVEGYGLTETSPVTHSNFLWDRPRIKGSIGVPWPDTDAAILSLESGERLPPGEVGEIAVKGPQVMKGYWNRPEDTAMTFRDGWLLTGDLGYMDDDGYFYVVDRKKDMIIAGGFNIYPREIEEVLYEHPAIQEVVAAGVPDPYRGETVKAYVVVKEGAEVSEKDLDEFARQQLASFKVPRIYEFREELPKTAVGKILRRVLVDEEKRRMKEEEEQKHA